A window from Montipora capricornis isolate CH-2021 chromosome 7, ASM3666992v2, whole genome shotgun sequence encodes these proteins:
- the LOC138056090 gene encoding uncharacterized protein, whose translation MPIPLIPWESFLISIPSESTGGPDSEALYKTEECTVRKTNGRVVSKKCDNVRFPNHPQRNRRKQCGALLMKQMRSKNGSAFLYPKRLYCFKKLSDSLRAQITRPGFLEKCESWRKRDLTGNSMGDVFEGRVWKDFLDSDGDPYFSTAGNLGVMLNVDWFQPYKHTNHSCGVIYLVLMNLPREERFKPENVIIVGIIPGPKEPKGYINSFLKPLVDELIDFWDGVIFEDSRLPGGMLKLRVALLALCCDVPAARKCGGFAGHSAAKGCNKCFKTFPRSSFGAKPDFSGFDTETWERRTNELHRVHAESVRFARCQSQINSMVHNTGAKYSVLLQLPYYDAVRFVIIDPMHNLFLGLAKSTLKVWKENDLIGEKDFELLQRRVNAVVPPPEIGRIPSKIATGFSGFTADQWKNWVCYYSAFALKGILRGEHYDAWMHFVTACRLICCQSITMEQCLEAESRILKFCKLFENLYGNTKCTPNMHLSCHLVECIRDYGPVYSFWCFSFERYNGILGSYHKNNHNIGIQLMRRFLRDIELRMMDFPDEHKEFQCLLSATATQTGTLGEMLNEDQSETFVPLPPVKRIALNDDDHSKLTEMYRTLLPNSEVVSTQRLCDSFSRVKISGAIYRCSRNYGVLAKWFNGECRPGRVCRFLTHDVVVKQGRGKRQKLTFVLAEVDWFKAHPERNWFPDPLEVWCTDFESHSEMSFIPAQRIHSQCLTVQYKVKFNYGRETVVVTIPLIGRFIL comes from the exons ATGCCTATTCCCTTGATACCTTGGGAAAGCTTTCTAATTTCCATACCCAGTGAgtccacaggcggcccagactcggagg CATTGTACAAAACTGAGGAATGTACTGTAAGGAAAACCAATGGCCGGGTTGTTTCAAAGAAATGTGACAATGTCCGATTTCCGAATCATCCCCAGAGAAACCGAAGGAAGCAATGTGGTGCACTTTTAATGAAGCAAATGCGATCCAAGAATGGATCTGCTTTCCTCTATCCTAAGAGGTTGTACTGTTTTAAGAAATTGTCAGATTCATTGAGGGCGCAGATTACAAGACCTGGCTTTCTTGAAAAGTGCGAGTCTTGGAGGAAAAGAGACCTTACCGGAAATTCAATGGGTGATGTATTTGAAGGCAGAGTTTGGAAAGATTTTTTGGATTCTGACGGAGATCCTTACTTCTCAACAGCAGGAAACCTAGGCGTCATGCTCAATGTGGATTGGTTTCAGCCTTACAAGCACACCAATCACAGTTGTGGAGTGATATATTTAGTGCTAATGAATCTTCCTCGGGAGGAGAGGTTTAAACCTGAAAATGTGATAATTGTTGGGATTATACCAGGCCCAAAAGAACCGAAGGGTTATATCAATTCATTTCTTAAACCTCTTGTTGATGAACTTATAGACTTCTGGGATGGAGTAATCTTTGAGGATTCACGCCTCCCAGGAGGGATGTTAAAGCTTCGCGTTGCCCTCTTGGCACTGTGTTGTGATGTGCCAGCTGCCAGAAAATGTGGAGGTTTTGCAGGCCATTCAGCAGCAAAAG GTTGCAACAAGTGCTTCAAAACCTTTCCAAGGAGCTCTTTTGGAGCCAAACCTGATTTCTCAGGTTTTGACACAGAAACTTGGGAAAGAAGGACAAACGAACTGCACAGAGTGCATGCAGAGTCTGTACGATTTGCAAGGTGTCAATCACAGATTAATTCCATGGTTCACAACACTGGGGCCAAATATTCAGTGCTGCTTCAATTGCCATACTACGATGCTGTGCGCTTTGTTATCATTGATCCAATGCACAACCTTTTCCTTGGATTGGCAAAATCAACATTAAAAGTCTGGAAAGAGAATGATTTGATAGGCGAGAAAGACTTTGAGCTGCTGCAGAGGAGAGTCAATGCTGTTGTACCACCCCCAGAAATTGGAAGAATCCCTTCAAAAATTGCCACAGGATTTAGTGGCTTTACAGCAGACCAGTGGAAGAACTGGGTTTGTTACTACTCAGCATTTGCATTGAAAGGAATTTTACGTGGAGAACACTATGATGCATGGATGCATTTTGTCACTGCGTGCCGCTTAATTTGCTGTCAGTCAATTACAATGGAGCAGTGTTTAGAGGCAGAATCAAGAATTCTGAAGTTTTGTAAACTGTTTGAGAATCTATATGGCAATACAAAGTGCACTCCAAACATGCACTTAAGTTGTCACCTTGTAGAGTGTATCAGAGACTATGGACCAGTCTATTCATTCTGGTGTTTCTCCTTTGAAAGATACAATGGCATCTTGGGGTCATATCACAAGAACAACCACAACATTG GTATTCAGCTGATGCGCAGATTTCTTCGTGATATTGAGTTACGCATGATGGACTTCCCCGATGAACATAAAGAATTCCAGTGTTTGCTTTCTGCTACTGCTACTCAAACTGGCACTCTTGgagaaatgttgaatgaagatCAGAGTGAAACGTTTGTTCCTTTGCCACCAGTCAAGAGGATTGCtttaaatgatgatgatcattCCAAACTTACAGAAATGTATAGAACTTTGCTTCCCAACAGTGAGGTAGTTTCTACTCAAAGACTCTGTGATAGCTTTTCAAGAGTTAAAATCAGTGGTGCAATTTACAGATGTTCAAGGAATTATGGTGTTTTAGCTAAATGGTTTAATGGGGAGTGTAGACCAGGAAGAGTTTGCAGATTCCTTACCCATGATGTGGTTGTAAAGCAAGGCCGAGGCAAAAGGCAGAAGCTTACTTTTGTGCTTGCTGAGGTTGATTGGTTCAAGGCCCATCCCGAAAGAAACTGGTTTCCGGACCCCCTTGAAGTATGGTGTACTGATTTTGAAAGTCATTCTGAAATGTCTTTCATTCCAGCTCAAAGAATTCACAGTCAATGTTTGACAGTTCAGtacaaagttaaatttaattatGGAAGAGAAACGGTTGTTGTCACCATTCCATTGATTGGAAGATTTATCTTATGA
- the LOC138056091 gene encoding RING finger and CHY zinc finger domain-containing protein 1-like encodes MGSSGQDLIGDLTMFLQLSMAKPCQDFSALFVTLLNSYQCVEKSSRSDCPICYEDIYTSRIPSHVPPIGDLLHSTCFSNLLESGGYACPICNRSMVDMRRAWRMLDNEISRTPMPEEYNNFYVKIICRDCNKESKVRFHVVGLKCAECGSYNTSREGEEGIPVAAVQLAQAAQGQGDEEWETEDEEDTF; translated from the exons ATGGGGTCCAGTGGACAAGACTTAATTGGTGACCTGACAATGTTTCTCCAGCTTTCCATGGCCAAGCCATGCCAGGACTTCTCTGCTCTCTTTGTTACGCTATTAAACAGTTACCAG TGTGTTGAAAAGAGTTCACGTTCAGATTGTCCAATATGCTACGAG GACATTTACACATCCAGAATACCATCACACGTACCTCCTATTGGTGACTTGCTGCACAG TAcctgtttttcaaatttactggAATCTGG GGGATATGCTTGTCCGATATGTAACAGATCAATGGTTGATATGCGTCGTGCCTGGCGAATGTTGGATAACGAGATATCTCGCACCCCGATGCCGGAAGAGTATAATAACTTTTATGTCAAG ATTATCTGCCGTGATTGTAATAAG GAAAGCAAGGTAAGATTTCATGTCGTCGGCCTAAAGTGCGCAGAATGTGGTTCATACAACACAAGCAGAGAGGGTGAAGAAGGGATTCCTGTAGCAGCTGTGCAACTAGCACAGGCCGCCCAGGGACAAGGTGACGAAGAATGGGAAACGGAAGATGAGGAAGATACATTTTAA
- the LOC138056092 gene encoding uncharacterized protein — protein sequence MMSSNVDRAIQSALDFLATRERSVLLKREQKQAIVSLLNSEDVLAVLPTGFGKSMIFTVFAIAESEKLEGRPVSVLVICPLKSVISDQIVELEGLCSAAEFIPESSKKIMEDPPIFIYCSAEQALEERFLSAKRQMKKKIT from the coding sequence ATGATGAGCTCGAATGTCGATCGAGCAATTCAAAGTGCTTTAGATTTCTTGGCGACAAGAGAAAGGAGCGTTCTTTTGAAGCGTGAACAAAAACAGGCGATAGTTAGTTTACTAAATAGTGAAGATGTGCTGGCCGTGCTTCCCACTGGCTTTGGCAAAAGCATGATATTTACAGTGTTTGCGATAGCCGAAAGTGAGAAACTTGAAGGTCGTCCGGTGTCAGTGCTTGTAATTTGCCCACTCAAGAGCGTCATATCAGATCAGATTGTCGAGCTGGAAGGTTTGTGTTCGGCAGCAGAATTCATCCCAGAGAGTTCTAAGAAAATTATGGAAGATCCTCCTATCTTCATCTACTGCTCTGCAGAGCAAGCGCTGGAGGAACGCTTCCTTTcggccaaaagacagatgaagaaaaaaataacatag